DNA from Sulfitobacter albidus:
GCGCACGTGGCGGCTGATGGACGAATGGCTCACCCCCAGCTCATCCGCCGCGCGGCTGAACGATTGATGCCGCCCGGCAGCCTCAAAGGCGCGCAGGGCGTTGAGCGGTGGGAGGGAGCGGCGCATCCCCAATTTGTGCATTTTATGCACAAGTCATGTCAAGGAAAGGCTTTTGTGCGGCACAGCCCGATGGCGCATAAAAAACCCATGTTTTATAGATCTCAGATCACAGGCCTGCCCGCCATGCCCCACCGGATACCGCCCCCTAAACTCAGTCAAATTGTGCGTATTCTGCGCAGGCTTCGGCCACGCCGCCATCCGGACACCCTGAACCTCAGCGCGCATTTGCGCCGCGACGCCGACCTGGACCCGACGGATCCGACGCTGCCCCAACCGCGCCACCCCTATCTCTGAACGCTTCCCCTCGGCCCGCCCAGCGCCTATGTAGCGGGCATGAGCCAATCCCTCGACACCACCTTTGCGGCGCTTGCCGATCCGACCCGCCGGGCGATCCTTGCGATGTTGCTGGAGGATGACATGGCCGTCACCGATGTGGCCGAACCCTTCGAGATGTCGCTTGCCGCGATCTCGAAACACCTTGGCGTGCTCACCGCCGCCGGGCTCATCACGCAGGAAAAGCGTGGCCGGGTGAAATGGTGCAAGCTGGAGCCCGACGCCATGCGCGCCGCCTCCGTCTGGATGCAGGGGTTTGGGTTGTTCGAACCCGTCAATCTTGACGCGTTCGAACGGTTCTTGAAATCGGAGTTTCCGCGCGACGACGCGCCCTAGCCGCGATCAGCCGTAGAAAAAAATGCGCACGATCGCGACGACGATCACCACAAGCCCGATCAGATAAATGAGATTCCGCATGGGGTATCTTACGCGATGCCAAGAAGGCGCAGAATGACGATGACCACGACCACAAGGCCGACGAGGTAGATGATGCTCCGCATGGGAAGGCTCCTTTTGACATATTGTCGCACTCAACGCGCGATTGCGGGATTCCGTTCCGGCGAATATGTCGAATTTTAATTGGGCGCGTCCTCGCGCAACAAGAGCACCAGCGCCAGCACCGTCAAACCTACCCCCACGCCCAGCAGCGCAGGCGGTGCCGGGTTGCCCAGCGCAACCTCCCAACAGATCACCCACGTCGGCACCAGATAGGTATAAGCCATCACCTTGGCCGACGGCAGGCGCATGGTGGCGAATTGCACCAGCACAAAGGTGATCGCACTCGCGCAGAGCGAGACATAGAATATCGTGACCCAGACCAGCGGGCGCAGCGCGGCCCACTCCGTCTGCGCAATCGCGCGCCAGCCCACAAGGCTCATCAACAGCGCGCCCGCCACCAGCGTGCCGAAGGAAAACACCACCGCGCTTTCGCCCCGGTTCAGCTTGCGCACCATCGGCGTATAGATCGCGTGCGCGGCACAGCCGATCAGGAAAATCGCCTCCCCCCGCCCGATCTCGAACGCCATCAGCGCGCCCAGATCGGCGCGAAAAATCACCCAAAGCGCGCCAACGCCGCCGATCACCAGCGCCAGCGCCATGCGCGGCGTGGTGACCTGCCCCAGCAGCGGCCAGGCCACCAGCGCGGCCATCGCGGGCACAAGCGTGAAAACAGCGGCCGAGCTGACCGGCGGCGCGGTCTTGAGCCCCTCGAACATCAACACGAAATAGACTGAGAACAGCCCGCCCAGCACCAGATACCGCCAGGGCGCGCGCAGCGCCGCGCGGCGCATCCCGCCGCTGGCCCAGGCCACCGCCCCCACGGCCACACCCGCCACGATGAACCGCACCACGTTCAGCGCCAGCGGCGCGATCTCATTGGCGACCAGCCCGCCCAGCGAAAACGACCCCGCCACCAGCGCCGAAAACAACAGCATCGCAGCGTGACCCTGCGCCGATGGGCTCAGCGCGCGCGACGGGCGCGCGGCGCGGCTCAAAACGCCCCCGCCCTTGCCTGCTCCTTGAAAAACTGCACAAGCGCCTGCACCTTGCTGGTGCGGTGCAGGTCGACATGGGTCACCAGCCACAGCGACGATGTCCATTCCGGGCGCGGGCCTGCGATCTCGATCAGATCGCCCTCTTGAGTCGCCTCCCGAACGGGCAGAAATCCGATGCCCACCCCGCAGCGCACCGCCGCCTCCAGCGAGCGGTTGTCGTTGCCCCGCCAGACCACCCGCTCGCGCGGGATTGCCCCCGCCATCCAGCGATAGAACGGCGCACGGCTGTCGGGGTCATCCGCCCCCACGAACCGGTGGGCGGCGAACTCGGCGTCGTTCAGCGGCTGCCCGTAGGTGTCGACGTAGCCGCGACTGGCATAAAGCCCCATCTCCTCCGTCGCGAGCGGTTGCACCACATTGTCGGGCTGATCGGGCGGGGATCCCGCACGGATCGCCACATGCGCCTCGCCGTATTCCAGCCGGTACAGCCGGTCACCGGTCAGATAGCGCAGCAACACATCCGGATAGCGCGCCTGAAACGCGGCCAGAACGGGCGTGATCAGCGGCCCGACGGCAACCAGCGAGGTGACGACCAACTCGCCCGACACCTCGGTGCCGCGCCCCTTCATCCGGCTCAGCAATTGGTTGAACTGATCCTCGGTCACCTGCGCGACCCTCAGCAGATCCTCCCCCGCCTCTGTCGCCGTATAGCCGCGCGCGTGGCGCTGAAACAGCTTGACGCCCAGCCGCCCCTCCAGCGCGTCGATATGGCGGATCACGGTGGCGTGGTGCACGCCCAGCTGTTCCGCCGCGCCGCTGACGGTGCCCGCCCGCGCCACCTGATAGGCCGTCCGGATCTCATCCCAGTTCTGCATCTGCGCCTCCGTCTCCCCGCCGATATGAGAGTATGTTCATCCACGCACAGCGCCTAGTCAATACCGGCAGTTTTGTTCGTCACCGCAGGGTGGCATCTCTTTCTCGAACCCCCACAAAGGACTTTCCCCATGAGCATTCTGCACATCACCTCCTCCGCCAAT
Protein-coding regions in this window:
- a CDS encoding ArsR/SmtB family transcription factor, whose amino-acid sequence is MSQSLDTTFAALADPTRRAILAMLLEDDMAVTDVAEPFEMSLAAISKHLGVLTAAGLITQEKRGRVKWCKLEPDAMRAASVWMQGFGLFEPVNLDAFERFLKSEFPRDDAP
- a CDS encoding DMT family transporter; its protein translation is MSPSAQGHAAMLLFSALVAGSFSLGGLVANEIAPLALNVVRFIVAGVAVGAVAWASGGMRRAALRAPWRYLVLGGLFSVYFVLMFEGLKTAPPVSSAAVFTLVPAMAALVAWPLLGQVTTPRMALALVIGGVGALWVIFRADLGALMAFEIGRGEAIFLIGCAAHAIYTPMVRKLNRGESAVVFSFGTLVAGALLMSLVGWRAIAQTEWAALRPLVWVTIFYVSLCASAITFVLVQFATMRLPSAKVMAYTYLVPTWVICWEVALGNPAPPALLGVGVGLTVLALVLLLREDAPN
- a CDS encoding LysR family transcriptional regulator, encoding MQNWDEIRTAYQVARAGTVSGAAEQLGVHHATVIRHIDALEGRLGVKLFQRHARGYTATEAGEDLLRVAQVTEDQFNQLLSRMKGRGTEVSGELVVTSLVAVGPLITPVLAAFQARYPDVLLRYLTGDRLYRLEYGEAHVAIRAGSPPDQPDNVVQPLATEEMGLYASRGYVDTYGQPLNDAEFAAHRFVGADDPDSRAPFYRWMAGAIPRERVVWRGNDNRSLEAAVRCGVGIGFLPVREATQEGDLIEIAGPRPEWTSSLWLVTHVDLHRTSKVQALVQFFKEQARAGAF